One region of Psychrobacter sp. DAB_AL43B genomic DNA includes:
- a CDS encoding DNA/RNA non-specific endonuclease, whose amino-acid sequence MTAITALLSISSAHADDFIQCSQSFYGGVYPEFTNTKLSNNTQALCMDGFAVMYSGVSRTPLWSAEYLTRKRLQQAKQIDREDSFHEESRLPQSMRAKLSDYSGSGYDRGHLAPNGDMANRSQQYDSFSLANIAPQSPRNNRYIWRNIESATRYLTQQYGEVYTVTGVAFTDKKTKQLAERVLVPSHFFKAVYIPASNQAGVYFAPNDESERIEIISIDELTAKIGIDVLPVLDAKTKSQAFNLPLKAGEALDTPKTPEEEPTWMLFVLAIFEWLMAQLQA is encoded by the coding sequence ATGACGGCAATCACTGCCTTACTCAGCATATCATCGGCACATGCTGATGACTTTATTCAGTGTAGTCAGTCATTTTATGGCGGCGTCTATCCCGAATTTACCAATACTAAGCTCAGTAACAATACCCAAGCGCTATGTATGGACGGTTTTGCCGTCATGTATTCTGGTGTATCGCGTACGCCGCTGTGGTCAGCGGAATATCTGACTCGTAAACGTTTGCAGCAAGCCAAACAAATCGATCGCGAAGACAGCTTTCATGAAGAGAGCCGTCTACCGCAATCTATGCGTGCCAAATTATCTGATTATTCAGGTTCAGGTTATGACCGTGGACATTTAGCACCCAATGGCGATATGGCCAATCGTAGCCAACAGTACGATAGTTTTAGCTTGGCCAATATCGCCCCACAATCGCCGCGTAATAATCGCTATATTTGGCGTAATATTGAATCTGCTACTCGTTATTTGACCCAACAATACGGTGAGGTTTATACCGTCACTGGAGTAGCATTTACCGACAAAAAAACCAAGCAATTGGCTGAACGTGTGCTCGTGCCCAGTCATTTTTTTAAAGCAGTTTATATTCCAGCAAGCAATCAAGCAGGCGTTTATTTTGCGCCAAATGACGAGTCAGAGCGTATAGAAATCATTAGTATTGACGAGTTAACCGCGAAGATTGGTATCGATGTTTTACCGGTGCTTGATGCAAAAACCAAATCCCAAGCTTTTAATTTACCCCTTAAAGCTGGCGAGGCACTAGATACGCCCAAAACACCTGAAGAAGAGCCCACTTGGATGTTGTTTGTATTGGCAATCTTTGAATGGCTTATGGCACAATTGCAGGCATAA
- a CDS encoding spore coat U domain-containing protein — MLFQKSLLTATLLAAAVSANAAGTANGSFKVNLKIDSVCSAEVTNDANGVNFGTVLAGTSEATVGIKSSATAVVVKCSKNAPYIVNLTPLSNAGANTTGAGTMAGPGTDTINYQLYSNAGATTVWGNTGTLAVVGNGVSGTGTGLLAIPNTHTVYSKLTSTTDIQLGNYSDTVKVSVTY; from the coding sequence ATGCTATTTCAAAAATCACTATTGACTGCTACTTTACTTGCCGCTGCTGTTTCTGCTAATGCTGCTGGTACAGCCAACGGTTCTTTTAAGGTAAACCTAAAAATTGATTCGGTCTGTAGTGCTGAAGTCACTAATGATGCTAATGGCGTTAACTTCGGAACTGTTTTAGCGGGTACTAGTGAAGCAACAGTAGGTATAAAGTCATCTGCTACAGCGGTTGTAGTGAAATGTTCGAAAAATGCTCCTTACATTGTTAATCTAACCCCGCTTTCCAATGCCGGTGCTAATACTACTGGTGCTGGTACAATGGCTGGACCGGGAACTGATACTATTAACTACCAGTTGTATTCAAATGCCGGCGCTACTACTGTTTGGGGTAATACTGGAACTCTAGCTGTGGTAGGTAATGGTGTTTCTGGCACAGGAACTGGCTTGTTGGCTATACCCAATACACATACTGTATATTCTAAATTGACCAGCACAACTGATATTCAGCTAGGTAATTACTCTGACACTGTTAAAGTATCTGTAACTTACTAA
- a CDS encoding molecular chaperone: MSNILLRRVATSAVISGLLLASSSAMASGLQVSPISLSLQAKENASGLTLSNTGNDVVHAQVRVYQWSQNEQGDQLTTSRGLLVSPPMLELKPGEQQLIRVIRAKAPPQGVGAVEASYRLSIDELPIQSPTQKTGLQFALSYSLPVFIKPVGVTETTPRLQWRYSAKTNGEQIDLHVSNNGNGHAQLASLSYIDAAGNDTAIHQGLLGYVLPGASMHWTLKVPPSALMTSGKIKVMINGTQTTQDITLDNATR, translated from the coding sequence ATGTCAAATATCTTGTTACGTCGTGTTGCAACATCTGCTGTTATTTCTGGCTTACTACTAGCTAGTAGTAGCGCGATGGCGAGCGGCCTACAGGTCTCTCCCATCTCACTAAGCCTACAAGCTAAAGAAAACGCCAGTGGCTTAACACTGAGTAATACCGGTAACGATGTGGTACATGCGCAAGTACGTGTTTACCAATGGTCGCAGAATGAGCAAGGCGATCAGCTGACTACATCTCGAGGTTTATTGGTCAGTCCGCCAATGCTTGAGCTAAAACCTGGTGAGCAGCAATTGATTCGTGTGATCCGAGCCAAAGCCCCACCACAAGGGGTTGGTGCTGTAGAAGCTAGCTATCGCTTATCAATAGACGAGCTGCCTATCCAATCCCCGACACAAAAGACTGGCCTGCAATTCGCACTGAGCTATTCTTTACCAGTGTTCATCAAACCAGTTGGCGTTACTGAGACTACGCCACGATTGCAATGGCGCTATAGCGCAAAGACAAATGGCGAGCAGATAGACCTGCACGTTAGCAATAATGGCAATGGCCATGCTCAATTGGCATCGCTTAGCTATATCGATGCTGCTGGTAATGATACTGCTATCCACCAAGGCTTGTTGGGGTATGTGTTACCTGGTGCTAGTATGCACTGGACACTGAAAGTTCCACCGTCAGCCTTAATGACGAGCGGTAAAATCAAGGTAATGATCAATGGTACTCAGACTACGCAAGACATCACGTTGGACAACGCCACTCGCTAA
- a CDS encoding fimbria/pilus outer membrane usher protein: MVLRLRKTSRWTTPLAKALLLQSLVVSSSHAIALNDVASENITATQTVDTTSNNKLSQLDLNEEASNTSGLDLYLDVTLNGASAGLTHFEYRDDQLWASVTVLQQLGFIVPPGTTDPVPLNSFANIQVDYNARMQSVTIVAPLSTLNLTTTVLNNRDSRRTQASASPGVLLNYNLYGSRSDNNSTNLSAFTELRAFNAKGVLSSTALTTGNRFSNNNANASANNGDDNRDWDSRTVRLDTSWSQSFPDKLMTVRAGDILTGALSWTRSTRLGGLQFGSNFDLQPYMTTTPLPSFFGSATLPSAVELYVNGLKQYSGEVPAGPFELNTAPSISGAGNAQLVLTDALGQSSTVNFSLYDTHRLLQPGLADWSIELGTVRENYGIKSFDYGSDIAVSGTLRYGVNNHFTAETHAEATKGLANAGVGGTWVLGGPGGVLFGSLAGSESQGQSGMQYSGSYLWNNNRFNIGLNTLGTSGNYRDVATQYGSTPIRQSNQISTGYSSQSLGSFGLSYNQVDYAEEDTAQFASAYWSKSFGRRLSINANYNHDINDSANNSASIGASFSLDRNISFNSSVQHTDDRNDFVADVSQSASGAGGLGWRAQARHSIDSSIDNNNNSGGLAELNYLGRYGQVQAGLSSYDGNYSTFASGTGSLVMMGGGLFAARQINDGFAVVSTDGVADVPVLLQNNVIGTTNSRGLLLISPLNAYQDNKIGIDPMDLPADLRIDKVALEATPTDRAGTLVNFKLTPVRSASIILTDSENQPIEIGSQVRLITKKDAPSAIVGFDGEVYLDTLDEHNILEVSTPSGDICTVNFDYQKQGDDIPLIGPLVCQKVK, encoded by the coding sequence ATGGTACTCAGACTACGCAAGACATCACGTTGGACAACGCCACTCGCTAAGGCACTTTTGCTGCAGAGTTTGGTCGTTTCTAGCAGCCATGCCATTGCTTTAAATGATGTAGCTTCTGAAAACATTACTGCTACGCAAACCGTAGATACTACTTCTAATAACAAACTCTCTCAGCTTGATCTTAATGAAGAAGCGAGCAACACAAGTGGCTTAGACTTATATCTAGACGTTACCCTTAATGGCGCTAGCGCAGGCTTGACGCATTTTGAGTATCGTGACGATCAGCTTTGGGCAAGTGTCACAGTATTGCAGCAGCTAGGTTTTATAGTGCCTCCCGGTACTACAGATCCTGTACCGCTCAATAGTTTCGCTAATATCCAAGTAGACTATAACGCGCGCATGCAGTCTGTTACTATCGTCGCGCCTTTGAGTACCCTCAATTTAACCACTACCGTATTAAATAATCGCGATAGCCGTCGCACTCAAGCCAGCGCATCGCCTGGGGTATTGTTAAATTACAACCTCTATGGCTCAAGGTCGGATAATAACTCAACCAACTTAAGTGCTTTTACAGAACTCCGCGCCTTTAATGCCAAAGGCGTGTTAAGTTCGACCGCGCTAACCACAGGTAACCGATTTTCTAATAACAATGCTAATGCCAGTGCTAATAACGGAGATGACAACCGAGACTGGGACAGTCGTACAGTACGTCTAGATACCAGTTGGAGTCAATCTTTTCCTGATAAGCTCATGACCGTGCGTGCCGGAGATATTCTCACCGGGGCATTGTCATGGACACGCTCTACACGCTTGGGTGGTCTACAGTTTGGTAGCAATTTTGATTTGCAACCTTATATGACTACTACGCCATTACCTTCATTCTTTGGTTCCGCTACCCTGCCTTCAGCGGTAGAGCTTTATGTCAACGGTCTAAAGCAATATAGTGGTGAGGTGCCGGCTGGCCCGTTTGAGCTAAATACCGCCCCTAGCATCAGCGGTGCAGGTAATGCCCAACTGGTATTAACCGATGCATTAGGACAAAGCTCTACGGTTAACTTCTCTCTATATGATACTCATCGCTTACTGCAGCCTGGTCTGGCTGACTGGTCTATAGAACTCGGCACTGTACGTGAAAACTATGGTATAAAATCCTTCGATTACGGTAGCGATATCGCCGTCAGTGGCACTTTACGTTATGGGGTAAATAACCACTTTACCGCAGAAACCCATGCTGAAGCGACTAAAGGTCTTGCTAATGCAGGCGTTGGCGGGACGTGGGTATTAGGCGGTCCAGGCGGTGTCTTATTTGGCTCATTGGCAGGCAGTGAAAGCCAAGGACAAAGCGGTATGCAATATAGTGGCAGCTATTTATGGAATAACAACCGCTTCAATATCGGTCTTAATACCTTAGGTACCAGCGGCAATTATCGTGATGTGGCCACCCAATATGGATCAACCCCCATACGTCAGAGCAATCAAATTTCAACCGGTTATAGCTCCCAGTCTTTAGGTAGTTTCGGATTAAGTTATAATCAGGTGGACTATGCGGAGGAAGATACCGCGCAATTTGCCAGCGCCTATTGGAGCAAATCTTTTGGTCGACGCCTCAGTATAAATGCCAACTATAACCACGATATTAATGACTCGGCGAATAATAGTGCTTCCATTGGTGCCTCGTTTTCACTAGACCGTAATATCTCGTTTAATAGTAGTGTCCAGCATACCGACGATCGCAATGATTTTGTCGCTGATGTTTCACAATCAGCTTCAGGTGCAGGCGGCTTGGGATGGCGCGCACAGGCGCGGCACAGTATCGATAGCAGCATAGATAATAATAACAACAGTGGTGGATTAGCAGAATTAAATTATCTTGGTCGCTACGGTCAGGTACAAGCAGGTCTCAGTAGTTACGATGGCAATTACTCTACCTTTGCCAGTGGCACAGGCTCGCTAGTTATGATGGGCGGCGGCTTATTTGCCGCACGCCAAATCAATGATGGCTTTGCTGTGGTTTCAACTGATGGCGTTGCAGATGTACCAGTGCTGCTACAAAACAATGTTATTGGTACGACTAACAGTCGTGGCTTATTGCTGATATCGCCGTTGAATGCTTACCAAGATAATAAGATTGGTATCGATCCTATGGACTTACCTGCCGACCTGCGTATAGACAAAGTTGCTCTTGAAGCTACACCTACTGACCGAGCTGGTACTTTAGTCAACTTTAAACTCACTCCAGTACGCTCTGCCTCTATTATTTTAACGGACAGCGAAAATCAGCCGATAGAGATTGGTAGTCAAGTGCGTTTGATTACTAAGAAGGA